One Tessaracoccus lacteus DNA window includes the following coding sequences:
- a CDS encoding maleylpyruvate isomerase family mycothiol-dependent enzyme: protein MPGSDRPDLYALTLLQEQFRDSIDEVSPDAPMPWGGRWKARNLVNHLARVHHWAAAQASRTREHPLGRDMLATSEEYATHAGVLAATLAGLDPRQPAWTLLDDGAAPGELSGTVEFWDRRQKLETLIHLWDLRTAGGLQTEADDYLWRDCVAEVVEVMHPRQLRLSRVSPPVARFVLVAADDVWELSGAPSGAPAVEVAGTLRDLALLCWGRLPLDGGSLRVAGEAQLARAVLDEGLTP from the coding sequence ATGCCCGGATCCGACAGGCCAGACCTCTACGCCCTCACTCTGCTCCAGGAGCAGTTCCGGGACTCGATCGACGAGGTGTCCCCCGACGCCCCCATGCCGTGGGGCGGGCGGTGGAAGGCGCGCAACCTCGTCAACCACCTCGCCCGCGTGCATCACTGGGCCGCGGCGCAGGCGTCACGGACCAGGGAGCATCCGCTCGGCCGTGACATGCTCGCAACGAGTGAGGAATACGCGACCCACGCCGGTGTTCTCGCAGCGACTCTCGCCGGCCTCGACCCCAGGCAGCCTGCCTGGACCCTCCTCGACGACGGGGCAGCCCCGGGGGAGCTCTCGGGCACCGTCGAGTTCTGGGACCGCAGGCAGAAGCTCGAGACCCTGATCCACCTGTGGGACCTGCGCACCGCGGGCGGCCTGCAGACCGAGGCCGACGACTATCTGTGGCGCGACTGCGTCGCGGAAGTCGTCGAGGTGATGCATCCCCGCCAGCTGCGCCTGTCGCGAGTGTCGCCGCCGGTGGCGCGGTTCGTGCTTGTCGCCGCCGACGACGTGTGGGAGCTGTCCGGTGCGCCGAGCGGTGCCCCCGCCGTAGAGGTAGCCGGCACCCTGCGGGACCTGGCGCTGCTCTGCTGGGGTCGGCTTCCGCTGGACGGCGGTTCGCTGCGGGTCGCAGGCGAAGCGCAGCTGGCGCGGGCCGTCCTCGACGAAGGCCTGACCCCCTGA
- the dapC gene encoding succinyldiaminopimelate transaminase produces the protein MSGLGSRLPDFPWDTIAEARRVASAHPGGIVDLSVGTPVDPTPELVIDALAAAGQSPGYPTVWGDPATRRAIAGYLESRWGSVPLADESVMVTVGSKELVAWLPTLLGLGADDAVVFPACAYPTYAVGALTAGARPVALDDPAEIPADARLIWVNSPANPTGRILGVDELRAFAARARELGAVLASDECYGEFGWDAEPVSVLDPRVNDGDLTGLLAVHSLSKRSNAAGYRAAFVAGDPSVVLELVAVRKHLGMMLPRPVQAAMVAMLGDQDHVDQQRERYLARRALLRPALEGAGFTIDHSEGALYLWGTRGENCRDTVAWLAERGILAAPGDFYGPAAADHVRIALTATDERIAAAAARFA, from the coding sequence ATGTCGGGGCTGGGCTCCCGCCTGCCCGACTTCCCCTGGGACACGATCGCCGAGGCCCGGCGCGTCGCGTCGGCGCATCCGGGCGGCATCGTCGACCTGTCCGTCGGCACGCCCGTCGACCCGACGCCTGAGCTCGTCATCGACGCGCTCGCGGCGGCCGGGCAGTCGCCGGGCTACCCGACGGTGTGGGGGGACCCGGCCACCCGCCGCGCCATCGCCGGCTACCTCGAGTCGCGCTGGGGATCGGTGCCGCTCGCAGACGAGTCCGTCATGGTGACCGTCGGCTCCAAGGAACTCGTCGCCTGGCTGCCGACCCTGCTCGGCCTCGGCGCCGACGACGCGGTCGTGTTCCCCGCCTGCGCCTACCCGACCTACGCCGTCGGCGCGCTGACGGCCGGGGCCAGGCCCGTCGCGCTCGACGACCCCGCGGAGATCCCGGCCGACGCCCGGCTGATCTGGGTGAACTCCCCGGCCAACCCGACGGGCAGGATCCTCGGCGTCGACGAGCTGCGCGCCTTCGCTGCCCGCGCCCGCGAACTGGGCGCGGTGCTCGCCAGCGACGAGTGCTATGGAGAGTTCGGCTGGGACGCCGAGCCCGTCTCGGTGCTCGACCCGCGCGTCAACGACGGCGATCTCACGGGGTTGCTGGCGGTCCACTCTCTCTCAAAGCGCTCGAACGCGGCCGGCTACCGCGCCGCGTTCGTCGCGGGCGACCCCTCCGTGGTGCTGGAACTCGTCGCCGTGCGCAAACACCTCGGCATGATGCTGCCCCGGCCCGTGCAGGCGGCAATGGTCGCCATGCTGGGGGACCAGGACCACGTGGACCAGCAGCGGGAACGCTACCTGGCCCGCCGCGCGCTGCTGCGCCCGGCCCTCGAGGGCGCCGGATTCACGATCGACCACTCCGAGGGTGCCCTGTACCTGTGGGGCACCCGTGGCGAGAACTGCCGCGACACCGTCGCCTGGCTCGCCGAGCGCGGGATCCTGGCCGCACCCGGCGACTTCTACGGCCCCGCGGCCGCCGACCACGTGCGCATCGCGCTGACGGCGACCGACGAGCGGATCGCCGCAGCGGCCGCGAGGTTCGCCTGA
- the fdxA gene encoding ferredoxin, translating into MTYIIGLPCVDVKDRACVEECPVDCIYEGNRMLYIHPEECVDCGACEPVCPVEAIYYEDDVPEEQAEFYDINVQFFDDLGSPGGAAKLGAMDKDHPAVVALPPQGE; encoded by the coding sequence GTGACGTACATCATCGGCCTGCCCTGCGTCGACGTGAAGGACCGCGCCTGCGTCGAGGAATGCCCCGTGGACTGCATCTACGAAGGCAACCGCATGCTCTACATCCACCCGGAGGAGTGTGTCGACTGCGGCGCCTGTGAGCCCGTCTGCCCCGTCGAGGCCATCTACTACGAGGATGACGTCCCCGAGGAGCAGGCCGAGTTCTACGACATCAACGTGCAGTTCTTCGACGACCTGGGCTCCCCGGGCGGCGCCGCGAAGCTCGGCGCGATGGACAAGGACCACCCGGCCGTCGTCGCGCTGCCGCCTCAGGGCGAGTGA